The proteins below come from a single Stomoxys calcitrans chromosome 1, idStoCalc2.1, whole genome shotgun sequence genomic window:
- the LOC106093727 gene encoding small ribosomal subunit protein eS4 gives MARGPKKHLKRLAAPKAWMLDKLGGVFAPRPSTGPHKLRESLPLMIFLRNRLKYALNGAEVTKIVMQRLIKVDGKVRTDPTYPAGFMDVISIEKTGENFRLIYDIKGRFTIHRISNEEAAYKLCKVRKTQLGAKGVPFVVTHDGRTIRYPDPLIKANDTVQVDIASGKITDYIKFDSGNLCMITGGRNLGRVGTVVNRERHPGSFDIVHIKDTQGHVFATRLTNVFIIGKGNKPYISLPKGKGVKLSIAEERDKRLASKK, from the exons ATG GCGCGAGGTCCTAAGAAGCACTTAAAACGTTTAGCCGCCCCAAAGGCGTGGATGTTGGACAAATTGGGAGGTGTATTTGCTCCCCGTCCCTCCACTGGCCCACACAAATTGCGCGAATCATTGCCCTTGATGATTTTTTTGAGAAATCGTCTAAAGTATGCCTTGAACGGTGCTGAAGTAACCAAAATCGTTATGCAGCGTCTGATTAAGGTTGACGGTAAGGTACGCACTGATCCTACCTATCCTGCTGGCTTCATGG ATGTCATCAGCATTGAAAAGACCGGCGAAAACTTCCGCTTGATCTATGACATTAAAGGTCGTTTCACCATTCATCGAATTTCCAATGAGGAAGCTGCC tACAAACTGTGCAAGGTGCGCAAGACTCAATTGGGAGCCAAGGGTGTTCCATTCGTTGTTACCCATGATGGCCGCACCATCCGTTATCCCGATCCTTTGATCAAGGCCAACGATACCGTTCAAGTTGACATTGCCTCTGGTAAAATTACCGACTACATCAAATTCGATTCCG gcaACTTGTGCATGATCACTGGAGGTAGAAATTTGGGTCGTGTCGGTACCGTTGTCAACCGCGAAAGACATCCTGGCTCTTTTGATATTGTGCACATTAAGGACACTCAAGGCCATGTATTCGCTACCCGATTGACTAATGTATTCATCATTGGTAAGGGTAACAAGCCCTATATCAGTTTACCTAAGGGCAAGGGTGTCAAATTGAGCATTGCTGAGGAACGTGACAAGCGTTTGGCCTCCAAGAAGTAA